ATATGTATCGGTGGAAGGCATGTAGGCTTCCGGCTGATAATAGTCATAATAAGACACGTAGTACTCAACGGCATTGTTGGGAAAGAATCCTTTCATCTCTTCATAGAGCTGGGCGGCGAGCGTCTTGTTGTGAGAGAGAATGAGCGTAGGTTTGTTCACGTTTGCAATGGTGTTGGCCATTGTGAACGTTTTTCCTGAACCGGTTACACCGAGCAGAACCTGACTTTTGTCGCCCCGTTCAAGTCCCTCGGTCAGTTCCTTTATAGCCTCCGGCTGATCGCCCGTAGGTTTGTATTTTGATGTTAATTGGAAATTCATATTTAGCAAAGTTACTAAAAAAGCTCTTAATGCACTTATTTAATGGTAATTTTTTGCTAAAAAACATATAGCCTTTTGGCTTTTTATAGAATAATGTTTAACTTTGCATTTCAAAATAGAATTATGAAGAAGAATATTCTTATAACAATTCTTGTGGCATTGCTTTTTACAAGCTGTGCGCACGAGTATAATCAGGTCTATAAGAGCACAAATTATTCATACAAATACGAATTTGCAAAAGAATGTTTTGCAAAGGGAAAATTTGGATATGCTGTTCCTCTCTTGCAAGAATTGGTAACCATTATGAAGGGAACCGACAATGCACAGGAGTGTCTTTATATGTTGGCTATGTCCGAATACGGCTTGGATGACTACGAGGCTGCCTCTGAAACATTCAAGAAGTATGTTCAGACCTATCCTCACGGCGACTTTGCCGAAATGTCCTCGTTCTATATAGGGCAGAGTCTTTATGCAGGGACACCTGAACCTCGCCTTGACCAGACTCCCACTGTGGCTGCCATTGCTGCTTTTCAGGATTATCTCGACCGATATCCACAAGGAAAAATGAAGGGAACTGCCGAGCAACGCTTGTTTGAATTGCAGGATAAACTGATTCGTAAGGAATATTTGAATGCGAAGCTGTATTATAACCTTGGTTCATATTTCGGCAACTGCACGAGTGGCGGCAACAACTATGAGGCTTGTATCATCACGGCTGAAAATGCGCTCAACGATTTCCCATATACGCCACTGCGTGAGGAATTTGCCATCTTGCTGATGAAAAGCAAGTATGAATTGGCTCAGATGAGCGTTGAATCAAAGAAAATACAACGCTATCAGGATGCGGAAGACGAATGCTATGGCTTCATCAATGAATATCCAGACTCAAAGGAGCGTGCTACTGCCGAGAGATTCATTGAGAAATGCAAGGAGTTTACCAAGAATTAAGGAAAGAAATTTAAATTTTAAGATATAATAATGGATTACAAGAAGTCAAAATCACCTGTTAATACAGTAACTCGCGATGTGTTGGAACTTTGGAAGGATACTGACAATATCTATGAGAGTGTAGCAATCATCGCAAAGCGTGCTAATCAGATTTCAATCGAAATCAAACAGGATCTCAGCAAGAAACTGGCAGAGTTTGCATCTTACAACGA
The Prevotella sp. HUN102 genome window above contains:
- a CDS encoding DNA-directed RNA polymerase subunit omega; its protein translation is MDYKKSKSPVNTVTRDVLELWKDTDNIYESVAIIAKRANQISIEIKQDLSKKLAEFASYNDSLEEVFENREQIEISRYYEKLPKPTLLATQEFLEGNVYWRDPSKDNLEEEDF
- a CDS encoding outer membrane protein assembly factor BamD; its protein translation is MKKNILITILVALLFTSCAHEYNQVYKSTNYSYKYEFAKECFAKGKFGYAVPLLQELVTIMKGTDNAQECLYMLAMSEYGLDDYEAASETFKKYVQTYPHGDFAEMSSFYIGQSLYAGTPEPRLDQTPTVAAIAAFQDYLDRYPQGKMKGTAEQRLFELQDKLIRKEYLNAKLYYNLGSYFGNCTSGGNNYEACIITAENALNDFPYTPLREEFAILLMKSKYELAQMSVESKKIQRYQDAEDECYGFINEYPDSKERATAERFIEKCKEFTKN